The proteins below are encoded in one region of Phaseolus vulgaris cultivar G19833 chromosome 1, P. vulgaris v2.0, whole genome shotgun sequence:
- the LOC137815305 gene encoding pentatricopeptide repeat-containing protein At1g09220, mitochondrial, translated as MSFLKPKHPFSLLGFVAAAAISTATATATATATTTTTVSHRFLCLEIAPPPSSPKPKHPQHLLSLLLKHPSQPQVLQQVHCHIITSGLFHYPFHNTSTCLLLLNNVIRCYSRGPSPHLALHFFRYTQHSHTLFAYPSLDSFSFAFLFHASANPTCTHFGTQLHALVFKVGFQFHVYVQTGLLQMYSSWGLLVEAAQVFYQMPHRSLVTWNVFITGLIKWGEVELALSVFSQMSSRSVVSWTLVIDGYTRKNQPMKALALFREMIEVDGIEPTHVTLLTIFPAIANIGCIKLCQSAHGYAEKRGFNAFDIRITNALIDLYAKCGCTASVNRFLQELPDQRKNLVSWTSAISGFAMNGMGREALETFENMEKAGLRPNRVTFLSVLSGCSHGGLVQEGLNFFVKMVEDCKLVPDIKHYGCVIDMLGRAGRLEEAEKVASQVPHEVANAVMWRTLLGACSVHNNVEIGQRVTRKILEMERGHGGDYVLMSNILVGVGRFKDAQRLRDMIDKRIAFKLPGYSII; from the coding sequence ATGTCATTCTTGAAACCAAAGCACCCTTTTTCACTTTTAGGTTTTGTAGCAGCAGCAGCAATATCCACAGCCACCGCCACTGCCACCGCCAccgccaccaccaccaccaccgtCTCTCACCGTTTTCTGTGTCTGGAAATCGCACCTCCTCCATCCTCTCCCAAACCTAAACATCCACAACACTTGCTCTCTCTTCTTCTCAAACATCCTTCTCAACCCCAAGTTCTGCAACAAGTTCACTGTCACATTATCACCTCTGGCCTCTTTCACTACCCTTTTCACAACACCTCCACTTGTTTACTCCTCTTGAACAACGTCATCCGCTGTTACTCCCGTGGCCCTTCCCCCCACCTAGCTCTTCACTTCTTTAGGTACACCCAACATTCCCACACTTTGTTCGCGTACCCTTCCCTTGACAGCTTCTCTTTTGCCTTTCTTTTCCACGCTTCTGCCAATCCAACCTGCACCCACTTTGGGACTCAACTCCACGCCCTCGTTTTCAAGGTCGGGTTTCAGTTTCATGTGTATGTGCAAACTGGGTTGTTGCAAATGTACTCAAGTTGGGGTCTTTTAGTTGAAGCCGCCCAAGTGTTCTACCAAATGCCGCATAGAAGCTTGGTTACTTGGAATGTTTTCATCACTGGTTTGATTAAATGGGGTGAGGTTGAACTTGCTCTTTCTGTGTTTAGTCAGATGTCTTCTCGGAGTGTAGTGTCATGGACCCTTGTTATTGATGGATACACACGCAAGAATCAGCCCATGAAAGCTTTAGCTTTGTTTAGGGAAATGATCGAAGTTGATGGTATAGAACCTACTCACGTTACTCTTTTGACCATTTTTCCTGCTATTGCAAATATTGGGTGTATTAAGTTATGTCAATCTGCTCATGGATATGCGGAGAAGAGAGGGTTCAATGCCTTTGATATACGCATTACCAATGCATTAATTGATTTATATGCAAAGTGTGGATGCACAGCAAGTGTGAATAGATTCTTGCAGGAGTTACCTGATCAGAGGAAGAATCTGGTATCATGGACTTCAGCTATCTCTGGTTTTGCAATGAATGGGATGGGGAGGGAAGCTCTAGAGACTTTTGAAAACATGGAGAAGGCTGGGCTTAGGCCGAACCGTGTGACATTCCTTAGTGTTTTGAGTGGCTGTAGTCATGGAGGATTGGTTCAAGAAGGCCTCAATTTCTTTGTTAAAATGGTAGAGGATTGTAAACTTGTGCCAGATATCAAGCACTATGGTTGTGTGATAGATATGCTGGGGAGGGCTGGGAGGTTAGAAGAAGCAGAAAAGGTTGCTTCACAGGTACCTCATGAGGTTGCCAATGCTGTGATGTGGAGAACGTTGCTGGGTGCTTGTAGTGTTCATAATAATGTTGAAATTGGTCAGAGGGTAACCAGGAAAATACTAGAGATGGAGAGAGGACACGGTGGGGATTATGTTCTTATGTCCAATATTcttgttggtgttgggagattTAAGGACGCTCAAAGGTTGAGAGATATGATAGATAAAAGAATTGCCTTTAAACTTCCTGGCTATAGTATAATCTAA
- the LOC137815306 gene encoding adenosylhomocysteinase 1-like, translated as MALLVEKTSSGREYKVKDMSLADFGRMEIELAEVEMPGLISCRTEFGSSQPFKGTRITGSLHMTIQTAVLIETLTALGAEVRWCSCNIFSTQDHAAAAIARDSAAVFAWKGETLQEYWWCTERALDWGPDGGPDLIVDDGGDTTLLIHEGVKAEQVFEKTGQSPDPSSSDNAEFQIVLSIIKEGLKSDPKKYHKMKDRLVGVSEETTTGVKRLYQMQANGTLLFPAINVNDSVTKSKFDNLYGCRHSLPDGLMRATDVMIAGKVAVIFGYGDVGKGCAAAMKQAGARVIVTEIDPICALQAMMEGLQVLTLDDVVSVADIFVTTTGNKDIIMVSHMKKMKNNAIVCNIGHFDNEIDMLGLETYPGVKRTNIKPQTDRWVFPETNTGIIVLAEGRLMNLGCATGHPSFVMSCSFTNQVIAQLELWKEKGTGKYEKKVYVLPKHLDEKVASLHLGQLGAKLTKLTKEQADYISVPVEGPYKPVHYRY; from the exons ATGGCGTTGCTAGTGGAGAAAACAAGCAGTGGAAGGGAGTACAAGGTGAAGGACATGAGCCTCGCCGATTTCGGTAGAATGGAGATAGAGCTGGCGGAGGTGGAAATGCCAGGCCTCATCTCCTGCCGCACGGAGTTCGGATCCTCTCAGCCCTTCAAAGGCACCAGGATCACCGGCTCCCTTCACATGACAATCCAAACCGCCGTCCTCATCGAGACCCTCACCGCACTCGGCGCCGAGGTCCGCTGGTGCTCCTGCAACATCTTCTCCACTCAGGACCACGCCGCCGCCGCCATCGCCCGCGACAGCGCCGCCGTCTTCGCCTGGAAGGGCGAGACCCTCCAGGAGTACTGGTGGTGCACCGAGCGCGCCCTCGACTGGGGTCCCGACGGCGGCCCCGATCTCATCGTCGACGACGGCGGCGACACCACTCTCCTCATTCACGAGGGTGTCAAGGCGGAGCAGGTCTTCGAGAAGACCGGGCAGTCCCCAGACCCCTCCTCCTCCGACAACGCGGAGTTCCAGATCGTTCTCTCCATCATCAAGGAGGGCTTGAAGAGCGACCCCAAGAAGTACCACAAGATGAAGGACAGACTCGTCGGCGTCTCCGAAGAAACCACCACCGGCGTGAAGAGGCTCTACCAGATGCAGGCCAACGGCACCCTCTTGTTCCCAGCCATCAACGTCAACGACTCCGTCACCAAGAGCAAG TTCGATAACTTGTACGGTTGCCGCCACTCCCTCCCCGACGGACTGATGAGAGCCACGGACGTGATGATCGCGGGAAAGGTGGCCGTTATTTTCGGTTACGGAGATGTCGGGAAGGGCTGCGCCGCCGCCATGAAGCAGGCAGGGGCTCGTGTGATCGTGACGGAGATCGATCCCATCTGCGCTCTTCAGGCCATGATGGAGGGCCTTCAGGTGCTGACCCTGGACGATGTTGTCTCTGTGGCCGACATCTTCGTGACCACCACCGGGAACAAGGACATCATCATGGTGAGCCAcatgaagaaaatgaagaacaatGCGATTGTGTGCAACATTGGGCACTTCGACAATGAAATCGACATGCTGGGGCTTGAGACCTACCCCGGTGTGAAGCGCACGAACATCAAACCTCAAACCGACAGATGGGTATTCCCTGAGACGAACACAGGCATCATCGTGCTGGCTGAGGGTCGTCTGATGAACTTGGGTTGTGCAACTGGGCACCCCAGTTTCGTGATGTCTTGCTCCTTCACGAACCAGGTGATTGCTCAGCTTGAGCTGTGGAAGGAGAAGGGTACTGGGAAGTACGAGAAGAAGGTTTATGTTTTGCCCAAACACCTTGATGAGAAAGTTGCTTCTCTCCACCTTGGCCAGCTAGGAGCCAAGCTCACCAAGCTCACCAAAGAACAGGCTGATTACATCAGTGTCCCAGTTGAGGGTCCATACAAGCCTGTTCATTACAGGTACTGA
- the LOC137815308 gene encoding serine hydroxymethyltransferase 4, translating to MEAVSAWGNTPLATVDPEIHDLIEKEKRRQCRGIELIASENFTSFAVIEALGSALTNKYSEGMPGNRYYGGNEFIDEIENLCRSRALQAFHLDPSRWGVNVQPYSGSPANFAAYTAVLQPHDRIMGLDLPSGGHLTHGYYTSGGKKISATSIYFESLPYKVNSATGLIDYEKLEEKALDFRPKLIICGGSAYPRDWDYARFRQVADKCGALLLCDMAHISGLVAAQEANDPFEYCDIVTTTTHKSLRGPRAGMIFYRKGPKPPKKGQAENAVYDFEDKINFAVFPSLQGGPHNHQIGALAVALKQAMSPGFKAYAKQVKANAAALGSYLMNKGYNLVTGGTENHLVLWDLRPLGLTGNKVEKLCDLCNITVNKNAVFGDSSALAPGGVRIGAPAMTSRGLVEKDFEQIGEFLHRAVTLTLEIQKEHGKLLKDFNKGLVKNKAIEDLKVDVEKFSGSFDMPGFLVSELKYKD from the exons ATGGAAGCTGTGAGCGCGTGGGGTAACACGCCGTTGGCGACGGTGGACCCAGAAATCCACGACTTGATTGAGAAGGAGAAGCGTCGGCAATGTCGGGGAATAGAGCTGATAGCGTCGGAGAACTTCACTTCCTTCGCCGTCATAGAGGCGCTGGGGAGTGCCCTCACCAACAAGTACTCCGAGGGCATGCCCGGCAACCGCTACTACGGCGGCAACGAGTTCATCGATGAGATTGAGAACCTGTGCCGTTCCCGCGCCCTCCAGGCCTTCCATCTCGATCCCTCCCGATGGGGCGTCAACGTCCAACCCTACTCTGGTTCTCCGGCGAACTTCGCCGCCTACACCGCCGTGCTCCAGCCGCACGACCGCATCATGGGTTTGGATCTCCCCTCCGGGGGCCACCTCACCCACGGCTACTACACCTCCGGTGGGAAGAAGATCTCCGCCACCTCCATTTACTTTGAGAGTTTGCCTTACAAGGTGAATTCCGCCACCGGATTGATCGACTACGAGAAGTTGGAGGAGAAAGCCTTGGATTTCAGGCCCAAGTTGATCATCTGTGGTGGCAGTGCCTACCCACGCGACTGGGACTATGCCAGGTTCAGACAGGTAGCCGACAAGTGCGGCGCTCTCTTGCTCTGTGACATGGCTCACATCAGTGGTCTTGTTGCTGCTCAG GAAGCTAATGATCCATTTGAGTACTGTGACATTGTGACCACAACCACCCACAAGAGCTTGAGGGGTCCTAGAGCGGGTATGATCTTCTACCGGAAGGGACCTAAACCTCCGAAGAAAGGGCAAGCTGAGAATGCAGTATATGATTTTGAAGACAAAATCAACTTTGCGGTGTTCCCTTCCCTTCAAGGGGGTCCTCACAACCACCAGATTGGTGCACTTGCGGTGGCATTGAAACAGGCTATGAGTCCAGGATTCAAAGCATACGCAAAGCAGGTTAAGGCGAATGCAGCTGCACTTGGAAGTTACTTGATGAACAAGGGATACAATCTTGTCACCGGAGGAACTGAGAACCATCTTGTCTTGTGGGATCTCCGCCCTCTTGGCTTGACTG GCAACAAGGTAGAGAAGCTTTGTGACCTCTGCAACATTACTGTCAACAAAAATGCTGTCTTTGGTGATAGCAGCGCATTGGCCCCAGGAGGAGTTCGGATTG GTGCCCCGGCCATGACTTCTAGGGGGTTGGTTGAGAAGGACTTTGAGCAGATCGGAGAGTTTCTTCACAGAGCAGTGACTCTGACGCTGGAGATTCAGAAGGAGCATGGCAAGCTTTTGAAGGATTTCAACAAGGGTCTGGTGAAGAATAAGGCTATTGAAGATCTCAAAGTTGACGTTGAGAAATTTTCAGGCTCCTTCGATATGCCCGGTTTCCTAGTATCTGAGTTGAAGTACAAGGACTAG
- the LOC137815292 gene encoding heat stress transcription factor A-5-like, whose product MMMMEGTGSTDPAPFLLKTYEMVDESSTDEIVSWSSTNNTFIVWNPAEFSRLLLPTFFKHNNFSSFIRQLNTYGFRKVHPERWEFANEDFLKDQKHLLNNIHRRKPIHSHSLTQPVVDSERSAFEEQIQKLSQDNTTIQSNILRFKHLHSAANTHLQDLRLRLDAMEERQQNLLTVFQKALHNPALVQHITRKIESMDLLAYNKKRRLPPQLHDLHLQPLAGNTFVERFGMEFGNVSHQDFSNKLALELSPVVSDTNLVVSCSTQGSNEDGERPHKIMLPQIAQTGESLPFQMHSAESPKLDSNYEDGDSYISCLLNLSLASSPLQAKRNTCTDKSPSLIDCPKFGEGSKFCGNDSKEYDAGASSSKNLNEVTNLAEAPPTAAPVRVNDVFWEQFLTERPGCGDNEGSMSPHKVNAYVAEQDEERSVHGIAGNVMDMDHTL is encoded by the exons atgatgatgatggaggGAACAGGGTCAACAGATCCGGCACCGTTCCTACTGAAGACATACGAGATGGTGGATGAATCATCCACCGATGAAATAGTATCATGGAGTTCAACCAATAACACCTTCATCGTCTGGAACCCTGCTGAATTCTCTCGTCTTCTTCTTCCCACTTTCTTCAAGCACAACAACTTCTCCAGCTTCATCCGTCAGCTCAATACATAT GGATTCAGAAAAGTACACCCTGAGCGATGGGAGTTTGCCAATGAAGATTTTCTCAAAGATCAAAAGCATCTTCTAAACAATATTCACCGCAGAAAACCTATCCACAGTCACTCACTCACACAACCTGTTGTGGATTCAGAAAGGTCTGCATTTGAGGAACAAATACAGAAACTTTCACAGGACAACACCACCATTCAATCCAATATTCTCCGCTTCAAACACCTCCACTCCGCTGCCAACACTCATCTTCAAGATCTACGCCTGCGATTGGATGCCATGGAGGAGAGGCAGCAAAATTTGCTCACCGTCTTTCAAAAGGCTCTTCACAATCCTGCTCTTGTTCAACACATCACTCGCAAGATCGAGTCCATGGATTTGCTGGCCTATAACAAGAAAAGGCGATTACCTCCTCAGCTTCATGACCTTCACTTGCAGCCTCTTGCTGGAAACACCTTTGTTGAAAGATTTGGAATGGAATTTGGAAATGTTTCTCATCAAGATTTCTCCAATAAACTCGCACTGGAATTGTCACCTGTTGTTTCAGATACGAACTTGGTGGTGTCATGTAGTACACAGGGTTCAAATGAAGATGGAGAAAGGCCACATAAGATTATGCTACCTCAGATTGCACAAACTGGAGAATCTCTTCCATTTCAGATGCATTCTGCTGAGAGCCCCAAGTTGGACTCAAATTATGAAGATGGTGACAGTTATATATCCTGTCTTTTGAATCTATCTCTGGCATCTTCTCCGTTACAAGCCAAGAGAAATACATGCACAGATAAGTCCCCATCCCTAATAGACTGTCCAAAATTTGGAGAAGGATCAAAATTTTGTGGCAATGATAGTAAAGAATATGATGCTGGAGCTTCTTCAAGCAAAAATCTAAACGAGGTTACTAATTTAGCTGAGGCTCCCCCAACTGCTGCTCCAGTTAGAGTAAATGATGTGTTCTGGGAACAGTTCCTTACTGAAAGACCAGGCTGTGGAGACAATGAAGGCTCAATGTCCCCCCACAAAGTAAATGCTTATGTCGCTGAGCAAGATGAAGAACGCTCAGTTCATGGAATCGCTGGAAATGTTATGGACATGGATCACACACTCTGA
- the LOC137815293 gene encoding 3'-5' exonuclease-like yields the protein MNIVAAEESGFTRLASFVCDCDPFTEEELEGIEASLSNPNIKRRRFNHLTPRRRRLPASLIALQHPNLSSLPRLPGYSRMRLPAIKFNGRIMYSRTFDSVEKAAAKLLQALGEKNREIVQIAIGFDIEWKPSFTKGVPPGKVAVMQICTDSSHCHVLHLIHSGIPRNLQLLLEDPTVLKVGVGIDGDAVKVFRDYKISVKGVMDLSLQANQKLGGDHKWGLSSLTEKLLSKQLKKPNKIRLGNWESHVLSKEQLEYAATDAFVSWYLYQAIKDLPDAQEVTDKSAEVDGLVQE from the exons ATGAACATCGTGGCGGCGGAGGAGAGTGGTTTCACGCGCCTTGCCTCATTCGTCTGCGATTGCGATCCTTTCACGGAGGAAGAGCTTGAAGGCATCGAAGCTTCTCTTTCCAACCCTAACATCAAACGACGTCGATTCAACCATCTCACTCCCCGTCGCCGCCGTTTGCCCGCATCGCTTATCGCTCTTCAACACCCGAATCTGTCTTCGTTACCCCGTCTTCCAG GCTATTCGAGAATGAGATTACCTGCAATCAAGTTTAATGGTCGAATTATGTACAGCAGGACTTTTGATTCTGTAGAGAAAGCTGCAGCAAAACTCTTACAAGCTCTGGGTGAAAAAAATAGAGAGATTGTGCAAATTGCAATTGGATTTGACATTGAGTggaaaccctccttcacaaaAG GTGTTCCACCCGGAAAGGTAGCAGTTATGCAGATATGTACTGACAGTAGTCATTGTCATGTTCTACATCTAATTCATTCTGGAATCCCTCGAAATTTACAGCTTTTGCTTGAAGATCCCACAGTTCTGAAG GTTGGAGTTGGGATTGATGGTGACGCTGTGAAAGTTTTTAGAGATTATAAAATATCTGTTAAAGGTGTGATGGATCTTTCTCTCCAGGCTAATCAGAAGCTTGGTGGTGATCACAAGTGGGGTCTTTCATCTTTGACTGAAAAACTTTTATCGAAACAG CTTAAAAAGCCCAATAAAATAAGACTGGGAAATTGGGAGAGTCATGTTTTGTCAAAGGAGCAACTAGAGTACGCAGCAACagatgcttttgtttcttgGTATCTTTATCAG GCAATTAAAGATCTCCCGGACGCCCAAGAAGTCACGGACAAAAGTGCCGAGGTTGATGGTTTAGTGCAGGAATGA
- the LOC137815309 gene encoding DNA repair protein RAD50, with translation MSTVDKMLIKGIRSFDPENKNVITFFKPLTLIVGPNGAGKTTIIECLKLSCTGELPPNARSGHSFIHDPKVAGETETKGQIKLRFKTAAGKDVVCVRSFQLTQKASKMEYKAIESVLQTINPHTGEKVCLSYRCADMDREIPALMGVSKAILENVIFVHQDEANWPLQDPSTLKKKFDDIFSATRYTKALEVIKKLHKEQAQEIKTYKLKLEHLQTLKDAAYKLRESIAQDEEKTESVKCQVLQLEESIKKLEDKIHHAEETMKDLRKLQDQISTKTAQRSTLLKEQEKQHAALVEENVDSDELLMEWKTKFEERIAILEAKIRKLERELNDAAEKGTALTNIIGHSIKEIAKLQAEAEAHMSLKNDRDSSIHDLFATYSLGSLPNSPFSDEVVLNLTSRVKSRLANLVKDLEDKKKANDNELEMGWDCYMNANDRWKDTEAKIKAMQGIKDGILKRIEEKKNELDSSEHQMTNVNFSHIDERERNLRNEIERKESQLSQRQFEPNIRQLQNEIYSVDQKIRAVNREKDIMTSDSEDRVMLSHKKAELENRKKKHKKIFDEQKDKIRKVLKGRVPLDKDVKKEITQALRAVGAEFDDLNAKYRDAEKEVNMLQMKIQEVNGNLSKHHKDLESRKRFIESKLQSLDQQCSGLDSYLKVLESSKEKRDVQRSKYNIADGMRQMFDPFERVARAHHVCPCCERPFSPEEEDNFVKKQRVKATSSAEHMKVLAVDSSNAESHYQQLDKLRMVYEEYVKLGKETIPNTEKEHQQLKDEMDEKNQALDDVLGVLAQVKTDKDLVDALVQPAENADRLFQEIQDLQKQVEDLEDKLDFRGQGVKTLEEIQLELNTLQSTKDNFQSESERLREEQRHMENDLSNIRIRWHNLTKEKMKATNILQGVKRLEEELERLSEEKTQVDLDEKHLADALGPFSKEKDKLLANYNEMKIRLNREYEDLAEQKRSYQQEAESLFRMNSKIKEYSDLKKGDRLKELQEKNSLSQSQLQSCESRKQEILAELVKSKDLMQNQDQLRRKIDDNLNYRKTKAEVDELAHEIESLEENILKAGGLSTIETERQKLSHERERFLSEVNRCRGTMSVYQSNISKNKVDLKQAQYKDIDKRYYDQLLQLKTTEMANKDLDRYYNALDKALMRFHTMKMEEINKIIRELWQQTYRGQDIDYISIHSDSEGAGTRSYSYKVIMQTGDAELEMRGRCSAGQKVLASLIIRLALAETFCLNCGILALDEPTTNLDGPNAESLAAALVRIMEDRKGQENFQLIVITHDERFAQMIGQRQHAERYYRVAKDDLQHSIIESQEIFD, from the exons ATGAGCACTGTTGATAAAATGCTGATCAAGGGCATTCGGAGTTTCGACCCGGAGAACAAGAACGTGATCACCTTCTTCAAGCCCTTAACCCTAATCGTTGGTCCCAACGGTGCTGGCAAGACC ACCATAATCGAGTGCTTGAAGCTTTCCTGCACCGGCGAGTTGCCTCCGAACGCCAGGTCTGGCCACAGCTTCATCCACGACCCCAAG GTCGCCGGAGAAACTGAAACGAAGGGACAGATTAAGCTCCGATTCAAGACGGCCGCTGGTAAAGACGTGGTCTGCGTCAGGTCCTTTCAGCTTACGCAAAAGGCCTCTAAAATGGAATACAAGGCTATTGAGAGTGTGCTTCAAACCATTAATCCTCACACGGGAGAG AAAGTTTGCCTCAGCTATCGATGCGCTGACATGGATAGAGAGATTCCTGCGCTCATGGGTGTTTCCAAGGCCATTCTCGAAAATGTTATATTCGTTCACCAAGATGAAGCCAACTGGCCCCTACAGGATCCTTCCACCTTGAAGAAGAAGTTTGACGACATCTTTTCCGCAACTCG ATACACCAAGGCATTGGAAGTTATAAAGAAACTTCACAAAGAACAGGCTCAAGAGATAAAGACTTACAAGCTCAAACTCGAACATCTTCAAACTCTCAAAGATGCTGCATATAAG cTACGGGAAAGCATTGCAcaggatgaagagaaaacagagTCTGTAAAATGTCAAGTATTACAGTTGGAAGAGAGCATTAAAAAATTGGAGGATAAAATTCATCATGCAGAGGAAACGATGAAAGATTTGCGGAAGCTGCAAGATCAGATATCGACTAAAACTGCTCAACGAAGCACCCTGCTTAAGGAACAAGAGAAACAGCATGCAGCTCTTGTTGAGGAGAATGTAG attCTGATGAATTATTGATGGAATGGAAGACCAAGTTTGAAGAAAGGATTGCAATTTTAGAAGCAAAGATAAGAAAGTTGGAAAGAGAATTGAATGACGCTGCGGAGAAAGGTACTGCCCTCACAAATATCATTGGTCATTCCATCAAAGAGATTGCCAAACTACAAGCTGAAGCAGAA GCTCACATGTCTTTGAAGAATGACCGTGATTCCTCCATTCACGATCTTTTTGCTACATATAGTTTAGGATCTCTTCCAAATTCTCCTTTCAGTGACGAGGTTGTTTTAAATCTCACCAGTCGTGTAAAATCGAGGTTGGCAAATCTTGTGAAAGATCTGGAAGATAAAAAG AAAGCAAATGACAATGAACTTGAGATGGGATGGGATTGCTACATGAATGCTAATGACCGTTGGAAAGATACTGAGGCTAAAATAAAGGCTATGCAAGGGATCAAG GATGGCATTCTGAAGCGCATCgaagagaagaaaaatgagCTTGATTCATCTGAACATCAAATGACTAATGTGAACTTCTCTCACATAGACGAAAGAGAAAGAAATTTG AGAAATGAGATTGAGAGGAAGGAAAGTCAACTATCTCAAAGACAATTTGAACCAAATATACGTCAACTGCAAAATGAGATATATAGTGTAGATCAAAAGATTAGGGCTGTCAATCGAGAGAAGGATATCATGACTTCTGATTCAGAGGACAGAGTTATGCTATCTCACAAGAAAGCAGAGTTGGAAAATCGGAAgaagaaacataaaaaaat ATTTGATGAACAAAAGGACAAAATTAGAAAGGTGCTAAAAGGGAGGGTTCCCCTTGATAAGGATGTGAAAAAGGAAATTACTCAAGCATTAAG GGCTGTTGGAGCGGAATTTGATGATCTGAATGCAAAGTACCGTGATGCTGAGAAGGAAGTCAATATGTTGCAAATGAAAATACAAGAAGTTAATGGTAACCTATCCAAGCACCACAAGGATTTGGAAT CAAGAAAGAGATTTATTGAATCCAAGCTTCAGTCTTTGGATCAGCAATGTTCTGGACTTGATTCTTATCTCAAAGTTTTAGAGTCTTCCAAGGAGAAAAGAGATGTCCAGAGAAG CAAATATAATATCGCTGATGGTATGCGGCAAATGTTTGATCCTTTTGAAAGGGTTGCTAGAGCTCATCATGTCTGCCCTTGCTGTGAACGCCCTTTCTCTccagaagaagaagacaatTTTGTCAAGAAG CAAAGAGTGAAGGCTACTAGTTCAGCTGAACATATGAAAGTTCTCGCTGTGGATTCCTCAAATGCAGAGTCTCATTATCAGCAGCTGGACAAGCTTCGGATGGTTTACGAAGAATATGTTAAACTTGGCAAGGAGACCATCCCTAATACTGAAAAGGAACATCAGCAACTTAAAGATGAGATGGATGAGAAAAATCAGGCTCTTGATGAT GTTTTAGGTGTTTTAGCACAAGTGAAGACTGACAAGGATTTAGTTGACGCATTAGTGCAACCAGCTGAAAATGCTGACAGGCTTTTCCAAGAAATTCAAGATTTGCAAAAGCAAGTTGAGGATTTAGAAGATAAGCTTGATTTTCGAGGACAGGGAGTGAAGACTCTGGAAGAGATTCAACTGGAGCTTAACACACTGCAGAGCACTAA GGACAATTTTCAATCTGAGTCGGAGAGGTTGAGGGAAGAACAAAGACATATGGAGAACGATCTATCAAATATTCGTATACGGTGGCACAATCTAACGAAGGAGAAAATGAAAGCAACCAACATATTGCAAGGTGTTAAGAGAttagaagaagagttggaaCGTTTATCTGAAGAAAAGACTCAAGTTGATCTTGATGAGAAG CATTTGGCAGATGCTCTCGGACCTTTTTCCAAGGAGAAAGATAAATTACTGGCTaattataatgaaatgaaaattagaCTCAACCGTGAGTACGAGGACCTGGCTGAGCAAAAAAGAAGTTATCAGCAAGAAGCTGAATCACTTTTCAGAATGAATTCTAAGATCAAAGA GTATTCTGATTTAAAGAAAGGAGATAGGTTGAAGGAACTACAGGAAAAAAATTCTCTATCACAATCACAACTTCAAAGTTGTGAGAGCAGGAAGCAGGAAATTTTAGCTGAGCTAGTCAAAAGTAAAGATTTGATGCAAAATCAAGATCAGTTAAGAAGAAAAATTGATGACAACTTAAATTATAGGAAAACTAAGGCTGAAGTAGATGAGCTAGCACATGAAATTGAATCGCTGGAAGAAAATATATTGAAGGCTGGTGGACTCTCCACAATTGAAACTGAACGCCAGAAACTATCACATGAGAGGGAGAGATTTCTTTCAGAG GTAAACAGGTGCCGTGGAACAATGTCTGTTTACCAAAGCAATATTTCCAAAAATAAGGTTGATCTTAAGCAGGCTCAATACAAGGACATAGATAAGCGATACTACGACCAGCTTCTCCAACTTAAG ACAACTGAAATGGCCAACAAGGATCTGGACAGATACTACAATGCACTTGATAA GGCACTGATGCGCTTCCACACAATGAAAATGGAAGAGATCAACAAAATTATTAGAGAGTTGTGGCAGCAAACCTATAGAGGGCAAGACATAGACTATATTAGTATTCATTCAGACTCCGAAGGTGCAGGGACCCGTTCCTACAGTTATAAG GTTATTATGCAGACTGGTGACGCAGAGTTGGAGATGAGAGGAAGATGTAGCGCTGGTCAGAAG GTTCTGGCATCTCTTATCATAAGGTTGGCACTAGCTGAAACGTTTTGTCTCAATTGTGGAATACTTGCGCTGGATGAACCTACCACAAATTTGGATGGACCAAATGCTGAAAGTCTGGCTGCAGCTCTTGTAAG GATCATGGAGGACAGGAAAGGTCAGGAAAATTTCCAGCTAATTGTAATCACTCACGATGAGCGTTTTGCTCAAATGATTGGTCAGCGCCAGCATGCAGAGAGATATTATCGTGTGGCCAAAGATGATCT TCAGCACAGTATAATCGAAAGTCAGGAGATATTTGACTGA